A genomic stretch from Bifidobacterium sp. ESL0769 includes:
- a CDS encoding AMP-dependent synthetase/ligase produces the protein MQQEYTQPLVNPIESDRNIFTLLDDRAKRTPDESLVEYVGDDGKWQSFTATQFRDKVIGLAKGLIARGVKPGDSVAIIAHTSWQWTALDVAIMSIGALTIPVYETNSPSQVQMIFNDSNVKIAFAEDDAQRDKIDTVSDSCADLKGVYVIAAGAIETIEKFGQGVTDDEFWQREKAVKGSDLATIVYTSGSTGTPKGIELTHSNFVFITISGVQSMGDILNKPGRRLLLFLPLAHVFARFMQLVCFAGTVTLGLSSNLKTILADFRTFKPTFILAVPRIFEKIYNAASQKAGSGMAGRVFSHATETAIAWSKAQQSGKPIPRALQIRHAVYNKLVYSTIMQIFGGQVEYAVSGGAPLNSTIAHFFNGVGLPLLEGYGMTETCAPAMVNPTKGYKIGTVGIPLQGVSVGVSDIGELCIKSRAVCVGYHNHPEITEEQIVDGWLHTGDLGSIDSDGFVTLTGRMKDIIITAGGKNVSPAEVETSVMTSPVVSQCVMVGDRKPFIAAIISLDLQETNAWLKSEGAEPVKDLKEAGENPIVRAEVERAVNKANELVSRAESIRKFEIVPDEFTEANGMLTPSLKAKRQVITDYYKDLIDNVIYAPKK, from the coding sequence ATGCAACAGGAATACACACAGCCGTTGGTGAATCCGATCGAAAGCGACCGGAACATCTTCACACTGCTTGACGATCGCGCCAAGCGTACTCCGGACGAGTCGTTGGTCGAATATGTCGGCGACGACGGCAAGTGGCAGTCGTTTACGGCGACGCAGTTCCGCGACAAGGTCATCGGGCTTGCCAAAGGTCTGATTGCTCGCGGCGTTAAGCCCGGGGATTCCGTTGCGATTATCGCACATACATCTTGGCAGTGGACGGCGCTGGATGTAGCCATCATGTCCATCGGTGCACTCACGATTCCTGTTTACGAGACCAATTCGCCGTCGCAGGTGCAGATGATTTTCAACGATTCCAATGTCAAAATCGCCTTCGCCGAAGACGATGCACAGCGTGACAAGATTGATACCGTAAGCGATTCCTGCGCCGACCTCAAAGGTGTCTATGTCATCGCTGCTGGTGCCATCGAGACCATTGAAAAGTTCGGGCAGGGCGTCACTGATGACGAATTCTGGCAACGAGAAAAGGCGGTCAAGGGCAGCGATTTGGCCACTATCGTCTACACTTCCGGTTCCACGGGAACGCCAAAGGGCATTGAACTGACCCATTCCAATTTCGTGTTCATCACCATTTCCGGCGTGCAATCTATGGGCGATATTCTCAACAAGCCCGGTCGAAGACTTCTGCTGTTCCTCCCGCTGGCGCACGTTTTCGCTCGCTTCATGCAGCTGGTTTGTTTCGCAGGGACGGTCACGCTTGGTCTGTCGAGCAACTTGAAGACCATTCTGGCGGATTTCCGTACATTCAAGCCGACGTTCATCCTGGCCGTACCGCGTATCTTCGAGAAGATCTACAATGCTGCTTCGCAGAAGGCCGGTTCGGGTATGGCCGGCCGCGTTTTCTCGCATGCGACCGAAACTGCTATCGCTTGGTCGAAGGCCCAGCAGTCCGGCAAGCCTATTCCGCGTGCACTGCAAATTCGTCACGCCGTCTACAACAAGCTGGTCTATTCCACCATCATGCAGATTTTCGGCGGACAAGTCGAGTACGCTGTTTCTGGCGGCGCTCCGCTTAATTCGACTATCGCGCACTTCTTTAATGGCGTCGGTCTGCCACTGCTTGAGGGGTACGGCATGACCGAGACCTGCGCGCCTGCCATGGTCAACCCCACCAAAGGATACAAGATCGGCACCGTGGGCATCCCGCTGCAGGGTGTGTCTGTTGGTGTCAGCGACATCGGGGAGTTGTGCATCAAGAGCCGCGCGGTGTGCGTCGGCTATCACAACCATCCCGAAATTACCGAGGAACAGATTGTCGACGGATGGCTGCATACCGGCGATTTGGGCTCCATCGATTCCGACGGTTTCGTGACGCTGACCGGACGTATGAAGGACATCATCATCACCGCCGGTGGCAAGAACGTCTCGCCCGCCGAAGTGGAGACTTCCGTCATGACCTCGCCGGTGGTCAGCCAGTGCGTCATGGTCGGCGACCGCAAGCCGTTCATCGCCGCGATCATCTCGCTCGACTTGCAGGAGACCAATGCTTGGCTCAAGTCCGAAGGCGCCGAACCGGTCAAGGATCTGAAGGAAGCCGGCGAAAACCCGATTGTCCGCGCCGAAGTCGAGCGTGCCGTCAACAAGGCCAACGAGCTGGTCTCGCGCGCCGAATCCATTCGCAAGTTTGAGATCGTCCCCGACGAATTCACCGAGGCCAACGGTATGCTCACCCCAAGCCTCAAGGCCAAGCGCCAGGTCATCACCGATTACTACAAAGACCTCATCGACAACGTCATCTACGCGCCGAAGAAATAA
- a CDS encoding dihydroorotase, with product MLTIHDITVWDTGERVDLVVPEIDAQRSFAEPGAVVSGDIDGSSLILAPGLTDPHVHFRDPGQLAKETMVTGSQAAAAGGYTRVLIMPNTLPAADGRDINVQDVVDGGKELKEVGVYNVLDYLQRYEQLHDVKLPVRYDVSVCASLGRAGKLPTQPADYERFMDSAGQSARRDNKDAKTSQSLKSPVEEHPLRAITDDGSAITDEILDAVLADSKATGLPVLEHCEHHDSGSINDGAVSRKLGLSGIPAETELAIVERDIEAARRTGSHIHFQHVSTAGAFDAVRKAKAEGLPITCETAPHYLALCDEDILKYGAMAKMNPPLRGEADRRATVAAIADGTVDMIATDHAPHTAAEKAAGLADAPNGIIGLECAYGVCRKVLVESGAISDERLIELMTLAPERLMGHTPTDVAMLLNTSSKCATKRTLDLSKVEHPENVDLTLIDTHSEWTVDSSKFHSKGRNTPFNGWKLTGRPMATIIGSKLVFSRLQDSVAIEKTVR from the coding sequence ATGCTGACCATTCATGACATTACGGTGTGGGACACCGGCGAACGCGTCGACCTCGTCGTGCCGGAAATCGACGCGCAACGCTCGTTCGCCGAGCCTGGTGCCGTCGTTTCCGGTGACATCGACGGTTCGTCGTTGATTCTTGCGCCCGGGCTTACCGATCCGCATGTGCATTTCCGCGACCCTGGTCAGCTTGCCAAAGAAACCATGGTTACCGGTTCGCAGGCCGCTGCGGCCGGAGGCTATACGCGCGTGCTTATCATGCCAAACACCCTGCCTGCGGCCGACGGGCGCGACATCAATGTTCAGGATGTTGTTGACGGCGGCAAGGAACTCAAGGAAGTCGGTGTCTACAACGTGCTTGACTACCTGCAACGTTACGAGCAATTGCACGATGTGAAATTGCCGGTTCGCTATGACGTTTCCGTCTGTGCCTCGCTGGGACGCGCCGGGAAACTGCCGACACAACCTGCAGATTATGAACGATTCATGGATTCAGCCGGTCAATCAGCACGAAGAGATAACAAGGATGCGAAGACGAGCCAGAGCCTGAAAAGCCCTGTTGAAGAGCATCCATTACGTGCCATTACCGATGACGGTTCAGCCATTACCGATGAGATTCTTGACGCGGTACTCGCCGACTCGAAGGCTACGGGACTGCCGGTTTTGGAGCATTGTGAGCACCACGATTCCGGTTCCATTAACGATGGGGCCGTCAGCAGAAAGCTCGGTCTCTCTGGTATTCCGGCAGAAACCGAACTTGCCATTGTCGAGCGCGACATCGAGGCGGCACGACGTACAGGTTCCCACATCCATTTTCAGCATGTCTCGACGGCTGGAGCCTTCGACGCTGTTCGCAAAGCCAAAGCCGAGGGACTGCCCATCACTTGTGAGACAGCACCGCACTATCTCGCACTATGTGATGAGGATATTCTCAAGTACGGTGCGATGGCCAAGATGAACCCGCCGCTTCGTGGCGAGGCGGACAGACGCGCCACGGTCGCCGCGATTGCGGATGGAACCGTCGATATGATCGCCACTGACCATGCCCCGCACACGGCCGCCGAGAAAGCCGCCGGTCTGGCCGATGCTCCAAACGGCATCATCGGGTTGGAATGTGCCTATGGCGTCTGCCGCAAGGTGTTGGTCGAAAGCGGTGCCATCAGCGATGAACGGCTAATTGAGCTCATGACCTTGGCTCCTGAACGGTTGATGGGCCATACGCCGACGGATGTGGCAATGCTGCTCAACACCTCATCGAAGTGCGCGACGAAACGGACGCTCGATTTAAGTAAGGTCGAACATCCCGAAAATGTCGATTTGACCTTGATCGATACCCACAGCGAATGGACCGTGGATTCGTCGAAATTCCATTCCAAAGGACGCAATACTCCCTTCAATGGTTGGAAGCTTACCGGCAGACCAATGGCGACAATCATCGGTTCAAAGCTGGTATTTAGTCGGTTGCAGGATAGTGTGGCAATCGAAAAGACGGTTCGATAA
- a CDS encoding dihydroorotate dehydrogenase, which yields MNVLEPHEWRHKTIVAGTEWKNPVGTASGTFQLDACGDYYDVSQMGAICTKGVSPVPWEGNPSPRTAEGPSSMVNAVGLQNPGVDRYLVDELPRLKKLGAMVITNVAGHSDEDYAQVVEKLADSEADMLEINVSCPNVSHGGMSVGTDPVVLSRLIKHLRTLTDKPMIVKLSPNVTDIVQIAHAAVDAGADALSLINTLVGMRIDINTGKPIIANRTGGVSGPAIFPIALSFVWRVRQSIPNIPIIGIGGIDSGEKALEYLYAGANAVEVGAAALVDPTAPMRVARELDDLLDFRPELAAKLAKGQTW from the coding sequence ATGAACGTCCTAGAACCCCACGAATGGCGACACAAGACCATCGTTGCGGGCACCGAATGGAAGAATCCGGTCGGCACGGCCTCGGGCACCTTCCAGCTTGATGCGTGTGGGGATTATTACGACGTCAGCCAGATGGGTGCAATCTGCACCAAAGGTGTTTCGCCGGTTCCGTGGGAGGGGAATCCCTCACCGCGTACCGCCGAAGGCCCCTCCAGTATGGTCAACGCGGTCGGCCTACAAAATCCGGGAGTCGACCGCTATCTGGTCGACGAACTGCCGCGGCTCAAGAAGCTTGGTGCCATGGTCATCACCAATGTTGCCGGCCACAGCGATGAAGACTACGCACAGGTTGTCGAGAAGCTTGCCGATTCCGAAGCCGATATGTTGGAAATTAACGTCAGCTGTCCTAACGTGAGTCATGGTGGAATGAGCGTCGGCACCGATCCCGTGGTATTAAGCCGTCTTATCAAGCACTTGCGCACGTTGACCGACAAACCGATGATCGTCAAGCTTTCCCCGAACGTCACTGATATCGTCCAGATTGCTCACGCGGCGGTCGACGCTGGTGCGGATGCCCTGAGCCTCATCAACACGCTGGTCGGTATGCGCATCGACATCAACACCGGCAAGCCGATTATCGCCAACCGTACCGGCGGTGTCTCTGGCCCGGCCATCTTCCCGATAGCGCTAAGCTTCGTTTGGCGCGTACGCCAGTCCATTCCCAACATTCCGATCATCGGCATCGGAGGCATTGATTCGGGGGAGAAGGCGTTGGAATACCTCTACGCAGGGGCGAACGCCGTCGAGGTCGGTGCCGCCGCGCTTGTTGACCCGACTGCCCCGATGCGCGTTGCCCGCGAGCTTGATGATTTGCTTGATTTCCGTCCCGAACTTGCCGCGAAACTGGCCAAAGGCCAGACCTGGTGA
- a CDS encoding AAA family ATPase — translation MSVSTLDGLSLDAEPKEVQKARFALWNKRTLKSMGNGFLTEGTISNYSNNLSNLKSAFENISEHTANFPLRNSIFEYESLDSFKGTYDDIANDSAFTENIKPNGLHRNNLFDAIKRYLAFLKWQDKHEAEYQKFFELLKFFVNQANKNADKRLNHEKVSPDRDDRFGFNDSYHLSEGFNQVGPLRFGITFCGNGQISTVQSTFMNTDNWLNIAVSDSDKSKHLLKLQVGWHINHVPKGLDFNGFFNVSVAHLQLENTMPNCWVRAIFDFILDQHKQYIHSSQYKEEQIMGSNSEILTYANMLEHVHNIVFHGAPGTGKTYLSKGIASYMTGVSQKKLGKSSRFAFVQFHPSYDYTDFVEGLRPVTDEDSGEMIFKLYPGTFMEIANKARNEWERCSKEVKAKYDEVEGNDNIEEDVGKEILKRDFDETKKLAKKYVIVIDEINRGDISKIFGELFFSIDPDYRGESGSIDTQYKNLHDDSYADERGGLKASQMFYVPENLYIIGTMNDIDRSVDSLDFAMRRRFTFIEIDAQSKESVRMLDGDGEHTYDSNRVAKAKKVMAAMNEQIRKTEYLNESYQIGASYFLDVVDPEKDGLLPETQAYENLWNNKVGSLVKEYLRGRDDFQQIYNEIAKTFDSNAGTRVADAYSVSSESNGDKEASLQTQDKEDNDVD, via the coding sequence ATGTCTGTATCTACTTTAGATGGTTTATCGCTTGATGCCGAACCAAAGGAAGTGCAAAAGGCGAGGTTTGCCTTATGGAATAAGAGAACTCTTAAAAGTATGGGAAATGGTTTTCTGACCGAGGGAACAATAAGTAATTATTCCAATAATCTTTCAAATTTAAAGAGTGCGTTTGAAAATATTTCTGAACATACTGCAAATTTCCCGCTAAGAAACAGTATCTTTGAGTATGAATCATTGGATAGTTTTAAGGGTACTTATGATGATATTGCTAATGACAGTGCCTTTACCGAAAATATAAAACCTAACGGATTACATAGAAACAATCTATTCGATGCCATCAAGCGATATTTAGCTTTTCTTAAATGGCAGGATAAACATGAAGCCGAATACCAAAAGTTTTTCGAACTACTTAAGTTTTTTGTTAATCAAGCTAATAAGAATGCAGATAAACGACTCAACCATGAAAAGGTGAGTCCTGATAGAGATGATCGATTTGGTTTTAACGACAGCTATCATCTTTCAGAAGGTTTTAATCAGGTTGGTCCGTTACGATTTGGTATTACTTTTTGTGGGAATGGGCAGATATCAACTGTTCAGTCAACGTTTATGAATACAGATAATTGGTTGAATATTGCGGTGTCTGATTCCGATAAGTCTAAACATCTTTTGAAACTACAAGTTGGATGGCATATTAATCATGTTCCCAAAGGTTTGGATTTTAATGGTTTCTTTAATGTTTCAGTGGCGCATTTACAACTTGAGAACACTATGCCGAATTGCTGGGTTCGAGCAATTTTTGATTTCATTCTAGACCAACACAAACAATACATTCATTCATCGCAGTACAAGGAAGAACAAATTATGGGCAGTAATTCCGAGATTTTAACATATGCCAATATGCTTGAACATGTGCACAATATCGTTTTTCATGGTGCGCCCGGCACCGGAAAAACGTACTTATCTAAGGGAATAGCATCGTATATGACGGGTGTTTCCCAGAAGAAACTTGGCAAAAGCAGCAGGTTTGCCTTTGTCCAATTCCATCCCAGTTATGACTACACTGATTTCGTTGAGGGACTGAGGCCGGTTACTGATGAAGACAGTGGAGAGATGATTTTCAAACTTTACCCCGGAACGTTTATGGAAATCGCCAACAAAGCCAGGAATGAGTGGGAACGATGCTCTAAGGAAGTTAAAGCTAAGTATGACGAGGTTGAAGGCAACGACAATATTGAAGAAGATGTCGGCAAAGAAATTCTAAAACGAGATTTCGACGAGACAAAAAAGCTCGCTAAGAAATATGTCATAGTGATTGACGAAATCAATCGAGGTGACATTTCCAAGATTTTCGGTGAATTGTTCTTTAGCATTGACCCGGATTACCGCGGCGAAAGCGGGAGCATTGATACACAGTATAAGAATCTTCATGACGATTCATATGCTGATGAACGTGGGGGATTAAAGGCGAGTCAAATGTTCTACGTTCCCGAAAACCTGTATATCATCGGCACGATGAACGACATTGACCGCAGTGTCGATTCCTTGGATTTCGCCATGCGGCGTCGTTTCACGTTCATCGAAATCGATGCCCAGTCCAAAGAGTCTGTTCGCATGCTCGATGGTGATGGCGAACATACATATGATAGTAATCGCGTTGCAAAAGCCAAGAAAGTAATGGCAGCCATGAATGAGCAAATCCGAAAAACGGAGTATCTCAATGAAAGTTATCAGATTGGTGCAAGTTATTTCCTAGATGTTGTCGACCCTGAAAAAGACGGATTGTTGCCTGAGACACAGGCATACGAGAACCTGTGGAATAACAAGGTTGGCTCACTGGTCAAAGAATATTTACGCGGCAGAGATGATTTCCAGCAGATTTACAATGAAATCGCAAAAACATTTGATTCAAATGCTGGAACTAGGGTAGCTGATGCTTATTCAGTTTCGAGTGAAAGCAACGGGGACAAGGAAGCTTCCCTTCAGACACAAGACAAAGAGGACAATGACGTCGACTGA
- a CDS encoding dihydroorotate dehydrogenase electron transfer subunit, with protein sequence MPTVTTDTVERQAAEAGRKPGRRTDEVMSASMLSEGIYELVIRDPYVARTVQPAQFVNLYPADARMALPRPFGVAKVEGDDVTLIYQIVGAGTAEFSLLQAGDVIDVLGPLGKPFDTPKPANYVLVGGGLGVPPLLYAEQKLSERNDGTQITSVFGYRDARFADDLVAPFADQTHSIVNAEGNVVDLLNDIEDELSNADQPPVILSCGPTPMMKAVAAWASKRGISAQLSLEARMGCGYGACVACVVDTPSGRLKVCKDGPVFTTEELGWEA encoded by the coding sequence ATGCCCACGGTTACCACGGATACCGTCGAGCGGCAAGCAGCCGAAGCCGGACGGAAACCCGGCAGACGCACCGATGAGGTGATGAGCGCCTCGATGCTCTCTGAGGGTATTTACGAGTTGGTTATCCGTGACCCATATGTGGCCCGAACCGTTCAGCCGGCGCAGTTCGTCAACCTTTATCCAGCTGATGCCAGAATGGCATTGCCTCGCCCCTTCGGCGTGGCCAAGGTCGAGGGCGACGATGTGACGCTGATCTACCAGATTGTCGGGGCGGGAACGGCCGAGTTTTCGCTGCTTCAGGCCGGCGATGTCATTGACGTTCTCGGGCCCTTGGGCAAGCCGTTCGATACCCCAAAGCCCGCGAATTATGTGTTGGTTGGCGGAGGCCTTGGTGTGCCGCCGCTGCTGTATGCCGAGCAAAAGCTCAGCGAACGCAATGATGGAACACAGATTACTTCCGTTTTCGGCTACCGTGACGCACGTTTCGCCGACGATTTGGTTGCACCGTTTGCAGACCAGACCCACAGCATCGTCAATGCCGAAGGCAATGTCGTCGACTTGCTCAACGATATTGAGGACGAACTGAGCAATGCCGATCAGCCGCCGGTGATTCTTTCCTGCGGACCTACGCCGATGATGAAGGCCGTTGCGGCCTGGGCCAGCAAACGCGGTATTTCGGCACAATTGAGCCTCGAAGCCCGCATGGGCTGTGGCTATGGAGCCTGTGTGGCCTGTGTGGTCGATACGCCGAGCGGAAGGCTCAAAGTCTGCAAGGACGGTCCCGTTTTCACCACCGAAGAACTTGGCTGGGAGGCGTGA
- the pyrB gene encoding aspartate carbamoyltransferase, with amino-acid sequence MVGSSVVTLDSIPISEIRLLLDKAQYIDSHRKEVANTCNGRVLATLFYEPSTRTRLSFETAMLRLGGKVIGFAGAQLSSATKGETIHDTVKVVSQYADIIAMRHPKEGAALVAAHSSDVPVINAGDGGHMHPTQTLADLSTIQARFGRVTDLTVGLCGDLTFGRTVHSLITTLCRFGNVRFVLISPDELKTPQYVLDCIDQSPTCSYVEAKDLSAVIGDLDVLYMTRVQKERFFNEDDYLRLRDTYILDEGKMKLAKPTMAVLHPLPRVNEIAKEVDDDPRAAYFEQVRRGMLMRMALESSVLGDKLPGYEENKEVLV; translated from the coding sequence TTGGTTGGTTCCAGCGTGGTGACGCTGGACAGCATACCGATTTCCGAGATTCGGTTATTGCTTGACAAAGCGCAATACATCGATTCTCACCGTAAAGAAGTGGCGAACACCTGCAATGGCCGGGTGTTGGCCACTTTGTTTTATGAGCCCAGTACACGTACTCGCCTGAGTTTCGAAACCGCGATGCTGCGTTTGGGTGGCAAAGTCATCGGCTTCGCCGGCGCCCAGCTTTCCTCGGCCACCAAAGGCGAGACCATTCATGATACCGTCAAGGTCGTCTCACAGTATGCCGATATCATCGCCATGCGCCATCCCAAAGAAGGCGCCGCGCTGGTCGCCGCGCACTCCTCGGACGTACCGGTCATCAACGCCGGCGACGGCGGACACATGCACCCCACGCAGACACTGGCCGATTTGTCGACCATTCAGGCGCGATTCGGACGCGTCACCGATCTTACCGTGGGATTGTGCGGCGACTTGACGTTCGGCCGTACCGTCCATTCACTGATTACCACGTTGTGCCGGTTCGGCAATGTCCGTTTCGTGCTGATCAGCCCCGATGAACTCAAAACACCGCAATATGTGCTCGATTGCATCGACCAGAGCCCGACCTGCTCTTACGTCGAGGCCAAGGATCTGTCTGCCGTCATCGGTGACCTCGACGTGCTCTACATGACCCGCGTGCAGAAGGAACGCTTCTTCAACGAGGATGATTACCTGCGCCTGCGCGACACCTACATCCTTGACGAGGGCAAGATGAAGCTCGCGAAACCCACGATGGCTGTGCTTCACCCGCTGCCGCGTGTCAACGAAATCGCCAAGGAAGTCGACGACGACCCGCGCGCCGCCTACTTCGAACAGGTACGTCGCGGCATGCTTATGCGCATGGCGCTGGAAAGTTCGGTGCTCGGCGACAAACTGCCCGGTTATGAGGAGAATAAGGAGGTGCTGGTCTGA
- a CDS encoding aspartate carbamoyltransferase regulatory subunit produces MEVTSITNGIIIDHVDAGTALTVLHYLKVDPTTTKLALIMNATSHALGAKDIIKLEDVEDLNLDALGFIAPHATVNIVRGGQIVEKAKPELPQHLVGVISCKNPRCVTTSETGLEQRFYLANAERREYRCDYCDEEAEL; encoded by the coding sequence ATGGAAGTCACAAGCATCACCAACGGCATCATCATCGACCATGTGGATGCTGGAACCGCGCTCACTGTGTTGCACTATCTGAAGGTCGATCCGACTACCACCAAGCTGGCACTGATCATGAACGCGACCAGCCACGCGCTCGGAGCCAAGGACATCATCAAGCTCGAGGACGTTGAAGACCTGAATTTGGACGCACTCGGCTTTATCGCCCCGCATGCCACGGTCAACATCGTTCGCGGCGGACAGATCGTCGAAAAAGCCAAACCGGAGTTGCCGCAGCATCTGGTTGGTGTCATCTCCTGCAAGAACCCGCGCTGCGTGACTACTTCTGAGACCGGTCTGGAACAACGGTTCTATCTGGCCAATGCAGAACGTCGCGAATATCGCTGCGATTATTGCGACGAGGAAGCGGAACTGTAA
- the pyrE gene encoding orotate phosphoribosyltransferase, whose product MTPIDERFTEFLLESGALKFGDFTLKSGRQSPYFINAGAFNDGRKIATLGAFYAEKITSAIADGTLPKDIATIFGPAYKGIPLAVSTSIALTSMHGMEVGYTFDRKEKKDHGDGGILVGTPLEDGMKVLLVDDVMTAGTAVREVVPKLKSAANVDIVGLVLSVDRMEKTKDSDISAVKSVEQEFGFPVLSIANVKEIFAAASRMVTVDGKPLLSDDIKERAEAYLKRYGC is encoded by the coding sequence ATGACTCCGATTGACGAGCGATTCACAGAATTCCTTCTCGAATCCGGTGCCCTGAAATTCGGCGACTTCACACTGAAATCGGGAAGGCAGTCGCCTTATTTCATCAACGCCGGTGCGTTCAACGACGGCCGCAAGATTGCCACGTTGGGTGCGTTCTATGCCGAAAAAATCACCTCCGCCATCGCTGACGGTACCCTTCCCAAAGACATCGCCACGATTTTCGGCCCGGCCTACAAGGGCATCCCGCTTGCGGTCTCTACGTCCATCGCCCTGACCAGCATGCACGGCATGGAAGTCGGCTACACCTTTGACCGCAAGGAAAAGAAGGACCACGGCGACGGTGGCATCCTCGTTGGCACGCCTCTTGAAGATGGTATGAAAGTTCTGCTGGTCGATGACGTGATGACTGCTGGTACTGCGGTCCGTGAGGTCGTTCCGAAGCTCAAGTCAGCCGCCAACGTCGATATCGTGGGCCTGGTCCTCTCTGTTGATCGCATGGAAAAGACCAAGGATTCCGACATCTCCGCCGTCAAATCCGTCGAGCAGGAATTCGGTTTCCCGGTCCTCTCCATCGCCAATGTCAAAGAAATTTTCGCCGCCGCATCCCGCATGGTCACCGTCGACGGCAAGCCGCTCCTCAGCGACGATATCAAGGAACGCGCGGAAGCATATTTGAAAAGATATGGGTGCTGA